The Deinococcus puniceus genome segment CACGTCGTCTGGGTCTACAGCTTCGGGCTTGATCTTCAGGGCCGTGATTTTGCCGTGACCGCTCATGGTGACCGTCACAAGGCCACTGGCCGTGCCTTCCACCGACTGTGCGGCGAGGTTGTCCTGAATCTTGGCAGCGGCGGCCTGCGCTTGCTGCATCTGCTTCATCAATTTCTTCATGTCCATACGTACTCGCCATTCTAGCGGTCATAGGAGGGGCAAAAAGTGCAGAACGTAGACCGTGCAGCGTGGCCTAAGCCCAGCCTCCGCCCCGTATTCCCCCCCCGCTCACCCATCCCACCCTCTTTATCTCAAACCCCTTGCCCCTTAGACGCCTTTCCACCCGTCCCGCCATGCCTAACGCCCGTTAGTTTTCCTGCGCTATTCTTGGCAACATGAACAAAGCAGTCATTGTGGCGGCCTCGCGCACGCCGACGGGTAAGTTTCTGGGGGCGCTGGAATCGGTGCGGGCCGTGGAACTTGGGAGTATTACGTTGGCCGATACCCTGCGCCGGGCCGGGATTCCTGCCGAGCTGGTAGAAGAAGTGATCATGGGCCAAGTCGTGCAGGCGGGTTGCGGGCAAAACCCGGCGCGGCAGGCGGCACTAGCGGCGGGCCTCAGCAACGAGGTGGGGGCGCTGACCATCAACAAAGTGTGTGGCAGCGGCCTGAAAGCGGTGATTCTGGCCGCCCAGAGCATCCGGGCGGGCGACCAGTCGGCGGTGCTGGCGGGCGGCATGGAATCCATGAGCAACGCGCCGCATCTACTCCCCGGCGCACGCAAGGGCTACCGCCTAGGGCACGCGCAGGTACTGGACGCCAACACGCAGGACGGGCTGTGGTGTTCCATCAACGACGAGGGCATGGGCCTGACCGGAGAGCGCGTGGCCGACAAATACGCCATTACGCGGGACGAGCAGGACGCCTACGCCACCGCCAGCCACCAGAAAGCGATTGCTGCGCAGGGGGCCGGGCACTTTGC includes the following:
- a CDS encoding YbaB/EbfC family nucleoid-associated protein; the encoded protein is MDMKKLMKQMQQAQAAAAKIQDNLAAQSVEGTASGLVTVTMSGHGKITALKIKPEAVDPDDVEALEDLILVAMQDATAKADALQQDATRGLGLPGF